TGGTCTTGCCCGCTCCGTTGCGGCCGACCAGGCCGATGCGGTCGCCCTTGGCGACGCGGAAGGAAGCGGACTCGATGAGGATGCGGGCGCCGGCGCGCAGCTCGATGCCGGTGGCGGTGATCACGGAAATACTCCAGGGCGGGTCGGGACGGCGGAAGGGGGGCAGGACGCGATGCTTCGACGCCGCTAATCCGCGAGGAGATTTGCCATGGGAGACATTCTACCGGGGGTGTGCAACTGGTTTCCGGGCGCGGGCCGGGCCGCCCGGCGGGCGGGAGCCGCCGCTCCGTGTCCCCCGTTCGGCCCAGGGACCCCGGGGAGGGCCCGAGCGCGTACGGGGAGGAATGGGTCGATACTCGCCGCAGAAGCGGCCGTGTGACCCACCTGGTCCCGCGAAGAGAGGGCGGTGCGGGGATGCAGTTCGACGACGACGCCAACCTGGACACCTCCGAGGTGAAGGATGTGCGTGGCGGCCGCATCCCCGGCGGGAGGGCCACGGTCGGCGGCGGCCTCGTCGGCATCGTCGCGCTCATCCTGGGACTGCTCCTCGGCGTGGGTCCGGAGCAGCTGGGGCTGTCCTCCGGGGACCAGGAGCCGGGGCCGGCCGCATCCTCCGTCAACGAGGTGCAGCAGGAGTGCAGGACGGGGCGGGACGCCAACGCGCGCGAGGACTGCCGGCTGGTCGCGGTGGTCAACAGCACCCAGGACTTCTGGAGGCAGGAGTTCGCCCGGCGCGGCGGCCAGTACAGCCCGGCGTCGACGGTGTTCTTCACCGGCCGGGTGAACACCGCGTGCGGGACCGCCACCTCGGCGGTGGGCCCCTTCTACTGCCCCGCCGACCGGCAGGTCTATCTGGACCTGGGCTTCTTCAACGAGCTGCGGACGAAGTTCGGCGCGAGCGGCGGCCCCTTCGCCCAGGCCTACGTCGTCGCCCACGAGTACGGGCACCACATCCAGAACCTGCTCGGGACGCTCCAGCGCTCCCAGGACGGCCGGCAGGGGGCGGACAGCAATGCGGTCAAGGTCGAGCTGCAGGCCGACTGCTACGCCGGGGTGTGGGCGCACAACGCGACGCGCACCCCGGACGAGTCCACCGGGCGACCGCTGATCACCAACCTGACCGACCAGGACATCAGGGACGGACTGGACGCGGCGGCCGCGGTCGGCGACGACCGGATCCAGGAGCGGTTCCAGGGCCGGGTGACCCCGGAGTCCTGGACGCACGGCTCGGCCGAGCAGCGCCGGCAGTGGTTCTACCAGGGCTACCGCACGGGCGACATGGCCCAGTGCAACACCTTCCGCTGACTGTCGCCTCCGCCTGCCATTCTGGTGTGACGCGGGTCACCGTCACGAGAGGGAGTGATCGTCATGGCAGGCGTTCCGTCCATCTGTCCCACACTGGTCTACCGCGACGCGAAGGCCGCCATCAGGCTGCTGACCGAAGCCTTCGGGTTCAGCCAGGTCGAGGTGTACGAGGGTGAGGACGGCTCGGTGGTGCACGCGGAGCTGGCCTACGGCAACGGTGTGGTGATGCTGGGCAGCAAGGGCACCGGCGGGGTCTTCGACAAGGCCATGGAGGGGGCGGGCCCTTCGGGGATCTATGTCGTGGTCGACGACGTGGACGCCCACCACCGGCGGGCCGCCGAGCACGGGGTGGAGATCGTGATGGAACCCAAGGACCAGGACTACGGCTCGCGCGACTACATGGCCCGGGACGCCGAGGGCAACATCTGGAGCTTCGGCACGTACGCGCCGCAGGTCTGACACCTGCGGCGCCGTGCCGCGCCCTGGCCGGGGGCACGGCTGGACGGCTGTCTGCGCGGGCCGTGCCCCGCCGCGCCCCGGCCGGAGCACGGCGGCACGGATGTCTGTGCGGGTCAGCGGTACGCGGCCCGGCGGCCAGCGGTACGCGGCCCGGCGCAGGGACGGCCCGGGCACGGCAGCCTCTCACCGCACGGCGCCCGGCCGGGCCTCAGGCGCCGCCGGTGTGGACCTGGAAGGCGGCCCGGCGGACGGCCTTGGCCAGGGCCGGGTCGGGGTGTGCGGCGGCCAGCGCGACCAGGACCTGCACGGTGCGCGGATGGCCGACCGCGCGGACCTCGTCCAGCAGCCGGGGGACGGTGGTCCGGACGGCCGAGTCCAGGTGGCGCGCCAGCAGTTCGGCCTCGCCGTGGTCGGCGATGGCGGCCGCGGTGTCCACCCAGAGCCAGGTCGACTCCTCGGCGGTGAGCACGTCCTGCGCCTCGTCGGGGTCGATCCCGTCGTGCTCGGCGAGCCAGAGCAGGACGTAGGGGCGCAGGGCGGGTTCGCGCACGGCGGCGCGCACCTCGGGCTCGGCGGGGGCGCCGACGACGCGCAGCGCCTCGAAGGCGAGGCCGCGCAGCAGGGCGTCCTCGCCGCGGGCGGCCTGCAGGAGCTCGGTCACGGCGTGGCCGACGGGCCGGGCGGCGAGCCAGGCCCGGTACTCGGCACGGGCCGGGCCGGGGGTGAGCCGTGCGCAGCCGTGCAGCATGGCGGCGGC
Above is a genomic segment from Streptomyces sp. NBC_01233 containing:
- the ypfJ gene encoding KPN_02809 family neutral zinc metallopeptidase, giving the protein MQFDDDANLDTSEVKDVRGGRIPGGRATVGGGLVGIVALILGLLLGVGPEQLGLSSGDQEPGPAASSVNEVQQECRTGRDANAREDCRLVAVVNSTQDFWRQEFARRGGQYSPASTVFFTGRVNTACGTATSAVGPFYCPADRQVYLDLGFFNELRTKFGASGGPFAQAYVVAHEYGHHIQNLLGTLQRSQDGRQGADSNAVKVELQADCYAGVWAHNATRTPDESTGRPLITNLTDQDIRDGLDAAAAVGDDRIQERFQGRVTPESWTHGSAEQRRQWFYQGYRTGDMAQCNTFR
- a CDS encoding VOC family protein; its protein translation is MAGVPSICPTLVYRDAKAAIRLLTEAFGFSQVEVYEGEDGSVVHAELAYGNGVVMLGSKGTGGVFDKAMEGAGPSGIYVVVDDVDAHHRRAAEHGVEIVMEPKDQDYGSRDYMARDAEGNIWSFGTYAPQV